One window of the Bradyrhizobium sp. NP1 genome contains the following:
- a CDS encoding branched-chain amino acid ABC transporter permease, which yields MTVELLIQLLVSGLGMGFIFALIAIGLALIYGVMGVVNFAHGEFLMLSMYATYFAFALGGLDPLVSLPFVALAMFGFGVAVYYLLMRKVIGGATHAEIFATFGLMVFMQAAAQFLFGADYFSIDHSLLSGSWRVGGITLPMPQIAAAAGALICTAGLYALVFRTELGRALRAVSQDRVAALTMGIDADRINALSWGLASACVGVAGSLLANFYYVFPRVGAVFVLIAYVTVALGGFGSMSGALVAGVIIGVLQVISGLFVASTLKFVPVYVLYLAVVLLRPRGLLGRL from the coding sequence ATGACCGTTGAACTGCTGATCCAGCTTCTGGTGAGCGGCCTCGGCATGGGATTCATCTTCGCGCTGATCGCGATCGGTCTCGCCCTGATCTACGGCGTGATGGGTGTCGTGAACTTCGCCCACGGCGAATTCCTCATGCTCAGCATGTACGCGACCTATTTTGCGTTCGCGCTGGGCGGCCTCGATCCGCTGGTCAGTCTGCCATTCGTTGCGCTCGCCATGTTCGGCTTTGGCGTGGCCGTCTACTACCTGCTGATGCGCAAGGTGATCGGCGGCGCGACCCATGCCGAGATCTTCGCGACCTTCGGCCTGATGGTATTCATGCAGGCTGCCGCGCAATTCCTGTTCGGTGCCGACTATTTTTCGATCGACCACAGCCTGTTGAGCGGCTCATGGCGGGTCGGCGGCATCACGCTGCCGATGCCGCAGATCGCGGCCGCCGCCGGCGCCCTGATCTGTACCGCAGGTCTCTATGCGCTGGTGTTCAGGACCGAGCTCGGTCGCGCGCTTCGCGCGGTGTCGCAGGACCGGGTAGCGGCACTCACGATGGGCATCGACGCCGACCGGATCAATGCGCTCTCCTGGGGGTTGGCGTCGGCCTGCGTCGGTGTCGCGGGCTCGCTGCTTGCCAACTTCTACTACGTGTTCCCGCGCGTGGGCGCAGTCTTCGTGCTCATTGCCTATGTGACGGTGGCGCTGGGCGGCTTCGGCTCGATGAGCGGCGCGCTGGTCGCCGGCGTCATCATCGGCGTGCTGCAGGTGATATCGGGGCTGTTCGTCGCATCCACCCTGAAATTCGTCCCTGTCTATGTGCTGTATCTCGCCGTGGTGCTGCTGCGGCCACGAGGATTGCTGGGCCGGCTATGA
- a CDS encoding 3-oxoacyl-ACP reductase family protein, translating to MKRLEGKIALVTGGTRGIGAAIVRAFLTEGATVAFSGTSSGSIARAAASFGADGPHHGFLADLSRDGAASDLVDVVIEHFGRIDVLVNNAGIVSRLSEWELTPEEWDRVHDVNLRAVFFAARDAALSMRRNGGGAIINMSSIAGQHGGIAGSPAYASSKAAVIGLTRSLARRFAPHGIRVNCLAPADIETDATANWPQELRDKLNAMTPLGRFGDVEEVSGAAVFLASREASFVTGQTLAINGGAYMQ from the coding sequence ATGAAGCGGCTTGAGGGCAAGATCGCGCTGGTCACGGGTGGCACGCGCGGCATCGGTGCGGCGATCGTGCGGGCTTTCCTGACGGAAGGGGCGACCGTGGCGTTTTCAGGCACCAGCAGCGGCAGCATCGCGCGAGCGGCCGCGTCGTTTGGCGCCGACGGGCCGCACCACGGCTTCCTTGCCGATCTTTCGCGGGACGGCGCGGCGTCCGATCTTGTCGATGTCGTAATCGAGCATTTCGGCCGTATCGATGTGCTGGTGAACAATGCCGGCATCGTCAGCCGCTTGAGCGAGTGGGAATTGACACCGGAGGAATGGGACCGCGTTCACGACGTCAATCTTCGCGCCGTCTTCTTCGCCGCGCGCGACGCCGCGCTCTCGATGCGGCGGAATGGCGGCGGCGCCATCATCAACATGTCCTCGATCGCGGGCCAGCATGGCGGGATCGCAGGCAGCCCCGCCTATGCCTCGTCCAAGGCCGCCGTGATCGGTCTCACCCGCTCGCTGGCTCGCCGGTTCGCGCCGCACGGCATCCGCGTCAACTGCCTTGCGCCGGCCGACATCGAGACCGATGCGACCGCCAACTGGCCGCAGGAGCTGCGCGACAAGCTCAATGCGATGACGCCGCTCGGCCGCTTCGGCGATGTCGAGGAGGTCTCGGGCGCAGCCGTATTCCTCGCTTCGCGCGAGGCCAGCTTCGTCACCGGCCAGACGCTTGCCATCAATGGCGGCGCCTATATGCAGTGA
- a CDS encoding ABC transporter substrate-binding protein, whose protein sequence is MDHRRKRGSARRALLRGFAGGCFALLLGGAVLGTSAAHAEQVVRIGALYPLSGAVAKSGEDTLNAVKLAVDVINGKYPDSHLPFAKPGGLPGLGGARIELVAADHQASPEVGAAEAERMITQQKVAALIGTFLSSVAATVAQVAERNEVPFLIAEAEATPLTERGYKWLFRTTPTSREQARDFFLFLRDLNATREQKIKTIAVVHENTLWGQEFGTSMEGYFKEFPEFTLAANIGYQQGTTDVTSEVQRLIRLKPDVVVHASYDAEAILFAKTYRQFNFAPQGVLAIGAAFSSTAFRNALKDDANYFLVREHWALDLAGKNPLTAEVGKLYQDRYNKAMDGTPARAFLAMMTLADAINRAGSTEPAAIQKALQATDLPPSSLIMPWDGVKFDAKGQNTKARGIFVQTLQGKPVTVWPFNIAQAKLVWPKPASE, encoded by the coding sequence ATGGATCACCGTCGGAAGAGGGGAAGCGCAAGGCGCGCGTTGCTGCGTGGCTTTGCGGGAGGCTGCTTCGCCCTGTTGCTCGGCGGCGCCGTGCTGGGGACATCCGCGGCACATGCCGAGCAGGTGGTCCGCATCGGGGCGCTCTATCCGCTGTCCGGCGCGGTCGCGAAATCGGGCGAGGATACCCTTAACGCCGTCAAGCTCGCCGTCGACGTGATCAACGGCAAGTATCCTGACAGCCATCTGCCGTTCGCCAAGCCCGGCGGATTGCCGGGCCTCGGCGGCGCCAGGATCGAGCTTGTGGCTGCCGACCATCAGGCATCGCCCGAAGTGGGCGCCGCTGAAGCCGAACGGATGATCACCCAGCAGAAGGTCGCTGCGCTGATCGGCACGTTTCTCAGCTCCGTGGCCGCGACGGTGGCGCAGGTCGCCGAGCGGAACGAGGTCCCGTTCCTCATCGCCGAAGCTGAGGCCACGCCACTCACCGAGCGCGGCTACAAATGGCTGTTCCGGACGACGCCGACGTCGCGCGAGCAAGCCAGGGATTTCTTCCTGTTCCTGCGCGATCTGAACGCGACGCGCGAGCAGAAGATCAAGACGATTGCCGTCGTTCACGAGAACACGCTGTGGGGACAGGAATTCGGCACCTCGATGGAGGGCTATTTCAAGGAGTTTCCCGAATTCACGCTGGCGGCGAATATCGGCTATCAGCAAGGCACGACCGACGTTACCAGCGAAGTGCAGCGGCTGATCCGGCTGAAGCCCGACGTCGTCGTCCATGCTTCCTATGACGCCGAAGCCATCCTGTTCGCAAAGACCTACCGACAGTTCAACTTCGCGCCCCAGGGCGTGCTTGCGATCGGTGCGGCGTTCAGCTCCACCGCGTTCCGCAACGCGCTGAAGGACGATGCGAACTATTTCCTGGTTCGCGAACACTGGGCGCTCGACCTTGCCGGAAAGAATCCGCTGACCGCCGAGGTCGGAAAGCTGTATCAGGACCGTTACAACAAGGCGATGGACGGCACGCCGGCGCGCGCCTTCCTTGCGATGATGACGCTGGCGGATGCAATCAACCGCGCCGGCTCGACCGAACCGGCGGCCATCCAGAAAGCGCTGCAGGCGACTGATCTGCCGCCGTCCAGCCTGATCATGCCCTGGGACGGCGTCAAGTTCGACGCCAAGGGGCAGAACACCAAGGCGCGCGGCATCTTTGTCCAGACGCTTCAGGGCAAGCCCGTGACGGTATGGCCATTCAATATCGCACAGGCGAAGCTGGTGTGGCCGAAGCCGGCTTCCGAGTGA
- a CDS encoding LysR family transcriptional regulator, with protein sequence MDRLHLIRTFIAVADARSFSAAASRLRVSRASVTKQVAALEATLKVRLFDRTTHAVNLTDAGAALLADGARLLDDFEALKLGIRSTRSAPSGTIRIGTPPSFGTFHLVPAIEAFRSTYPDIRIALSNDDGSLDIVKSGLDFSIRIAHALRDASMISRLLMHVPQVLVAAPSYLDRRGMPKAPRDLAQHNCLVHSVKAPTGIWQFRRGADAFRVRVSGSLSSNFGDAIRSAALVGAGISMHPMYMVDDDIRSGGLRVVMAEYIPTSLEIRAVYTRRDLPLRVSLFLEHLHGWLKGKTSWTAPPRRGERRA encoded by the coding sequence ATGGACCGCCTGCACCTGATCCGCACCTTCATCGCCGTGGCCGACGCCCGCAGCTTCAGCGCGGCCGCCTCACGGCTCCGGGTCTCGCGCGCCAGCGTGACCAAGCAGGTGGCGGCGCTCGAGGCCACGCTCAAGGTGCGACTGTTCGACCGGACGACGCATGCGGTGAACCTCACTGACGCCGGCGCGGCCCTGCTCGCCGACGGCGCCCGCCTGCTCGACGATTTCGAGGCGCTCAAGCTCGGCATCCGCTCGACCAGATCGGCTCCCAGCGGCACGATTCGCATCGGAACGCCGCCCTCCTTCGGTACCTTCCACCTCGTTCCGGCGATCGAGGCCTTCAGATCGACCTATCCCGACATCCGGATCGCCCTCTCCAATGACGACGGTTCGCTCGATATCGTCAAGAGCGGGCTCGATTTTTCGATACGGATCGCGCACGCCCTGCGCGACGCCAGCATGATCTCGCGCCTGTTGATGCATGTTCCCCAGGTGCTCGTCGCCGCACCCTCCTATCTCGATCGCCGCGGCATGCCGAAGGCGCCGAGAGACCTCGCCCAGCACAATTGCCTCGTGCACAGCGTCAAGGCGCCGACCGGCATCTGGCAATTCCGCCGCGGCGCGGACGCTTTCCGCGTTCGCGTCTCCGGATCGCTGTCGTCCAATTTCGGCGACGCGATCCGCTCCGCGGCCCTTGTTGGCGCGGGAATCTCGATGCATCCGATGTACATGGTGGACGACGACATACGCAGCGGCGGGCTGCGCGTAGTGATGGCGGAGTATATTCCGACCAGCCTCGAGATCAGGGCGGTCTATACGCGGCGCGACCTTCCGCTACGGGTCTCGCTGTTTCTCGAGCATCTGCACGGCTGGCTCAAGGGGAAGACGAGCTGGACCGCGCCGCCACGCCGCGGCGAGCGGCGTGCCTGA
- a CDS encoding DUF3830 family protein, whose translation MPKLKFSFARGGQFTANVMADKAPKTWEAIRAHLPVTVKAYNARWTGRETHTKLDLPNKPPRENQILNAALGDIIYACEWSDRDVTGFEAIGWFYGTETVRDWRGESRVNLFARVDQSEWAFLEEVGLRTWREGGEDCTISIVAE comes from the coding sequence ATGCCAAAGCTCAAATTCAGCTTCGCCCGCGGCGGACAGTTCACAGCCAACGTGATGGCGGACAAGGCGCCCAAGACCTGGGAAGCCATCCGCGCGCATCTGCCGGTCACCGTCAAGGCGTACAATGCGCGCTGGACCGGCCGCGAGACCCATACCAAGCTCGATCTTCCGAACAAGCCGCCGCGGGAAAACCAGATCCTCAACGCAGCACTCGGCGACATCATCTATGCCTGCGAATGGTCGGATCGCGATGTGACCGGCTTCGAGGCGATCGGCTGGTTCTACGGCACCGAAACCGTGCGTGACTGGCGCGGGGAATCGCGCGTCAACCTTTTCGCGCGGGTGGATCAGAGCGAGTGGGCCTTCCTCGAAGAGGTCGGATTGCGGACCTGGCGCGAGGGCGGTGAGGATTGCACGATCAGCATCGTTGCCGAGTGA
- a CDS encoding ABC transporter ATP-binding protein, which produces MSLLETREIGVALGDVQVLWNASIRVEPGEIVCLLGPNGSGKSTLMNAVSRLNRLVSGEIWFDGHALHALPAHRISRLGVSHVLERHRLFPYMTVLENLLLGAGPKPDPQMLKRRFERVYELFPRLKERERQVANSMSGGEQQMCAIGRGLMGDPRLLLVDEPFIGLSPRFRDEVTRALLQLNREGLAILIIEQNVRQALAFSHRAYVLKAGQVALSGPSTELLGSAALEEIFFGRARSSPEPAPAHHR; this is translated from the coding sequence ATGTCGCTGCTTGAGACGCGGGAGATCGGCGTCGCGCTCGGCGACGTGCAGGTGCTGTGGAATGCCTCGATCCGCGTCGAGCCCGGCGAGATCGTCTGCCTGCTTGGACCCAACGGATCGGGCAAGAGCACCTTGATGAATGCGGTTTCCCGGCTGAACAGGCTGGTGTCCGGCGAAATATGGTTCGACGGCCATGCGCTGCATGCGTTGCCGGCGCACAGGATCAGCCGGCTCGGCGTCAGCCATGTGCTCGAGCGGCACCGCCTGTTTCCCTACATGACCGTTCTTGAGAATCTGCTGCTGGGGGCCGGCCCGAAGCCGGATCCGCAGATGCTCAAGCGACGCTTCGAGCGGGTGTATGAACTTTTCCCGCGCCTGAAGGAGCGCGAGCGGCAGGTCGCCAATTCGATGTCCGGCGGCGAGCAGCAGATGTGCGCGATCGGACGCGGGCTGATGGGCGATCCGAGACTGCTTCTGGTGGACGAGCCGTTCATCGGCCTGTCGCCGCGCTTCCGCGATGAAGTCACCAGGGCGCTGCTGCAGCTCAACCGCGAAGGTCTCGCTATCCTCATCATCGAGCAGAATGTCCGCCAGGCGCTCGCCTTCAGCCATCGCGCCTATGTGCTGAAGGCCGGGCAGGTGGCCCTCTCCGGACCTAGCACCGAGCTTCTGGGCAGCGCAGCGCTCGAGGAAATCTTCTTTGGCCGCGCCAGGTCCTCCCCAGAACCGGCCCCGGCGCACCATCGATAG
- a CDS encoding ABC transporter ATP-binding protein → MEAVLEVRDVSVRFGGLNALSEVSFAVRRNEILGIVGPNGAGKSTLFGVICGDVPRNTGDVLLSGKSLGTRSSHEIARLGLVRTFQTPRPFSSMSFVENATIAALTRTNDVRAARVEAEQAIARVGLSHCLDRPSSGASTGQRKRLDIARALTTRPQVLLLDEPLGGVDPGSIAEVLDMLRQIRDQGTTLVVIEHNLEALTGIADRLIAMTLGRKIADGPAQEVMRDERLIRAYLGDDDVAA, encoded by the coding sequence ATGGAAGCGGTCCTCGAGGTTCGCGACGTGTCGGTGCGCTTCGGCGGCCTCAATGCGCTGAGCGAGGTGTCCTTTGCGGTGCGCAGGAACGAGATCCTCGGCATCGTCGGCCCGAACGGCGCCGGAAAATCGACGCTGTTCGGCGTGATCTGCGGCGACGTCCCACGCAACACCGGAGACGTGCTGCTGAGCGGCAAGTCGCTGGGAACACGGTCATCGCACGAGATCGCCCGCCTGGGGCTCGTTCGCACCTTTCAGACGCCGCGTCCATTCTCGAGCATGAGCTTCGTCGAAAACGCCACCATCGCGGCGCTGACCCGGACCAATGATGTGAGGGCGGCGCGCGTCGAGGCCGAGCAGGCGATCGCGCGGGTCGGTCTTTCGCATTGCCTGGACCGGCCGTCGTCGGGGGCGAGCACGGGTCAGCGCAAGCGGCTCGATATCGCGCGCGCCTTGACGACGCGGCCGCAGGTGCTGCTGCTCGACGAGCCGCTCGGCGGCGTCGATCCGGGCAGCATCGCGGAGGTGCTGGACATGCTTCGCCAGATTCGCGACCAGGGCACCACGCTGGTGGTGATCGAGCACAATCTCGAGGCGCTGACCGGCATCGCCGACCGTCTCATTGCCATGACGCTGGGGCGCAAGATCGCCGACGGGCCGGCGCAGGAAGTGATGCGCGACGAGCGGCTGATACGCGCCTATCTGGGGGACGACGATGTCGCTGCTTGA
- a CDS encoding branched-chain amino acid ABC transporter permease translates to MNQTSRAIPVAGLRPTSSMGHAVAFAVLAAILLLLPLALGGRPFELRLLTIIFLYATMGQAWNILGGYAGQTSLGHGLFFGLGAYTSTVAAVTFGLNPWLGAVLAVLVSGAAGWLIGLPCFRLRSHYFVIATLIVAESVHLLFSEWSFVGAAIGLELPIRPAGWLNFEFHRNKVPYYYIALAMLTSVTLFVVWMERSKIGHVLKAIRDDEDAARSLGFSPLRFKLIAMVISAGILGFCGTFYAQYVLLIDPPSVLSPSISVVIALIAIFGGIGTVAGPIIGSVVLVTISEYSRIYFSGGGRNLDLLIYGALIMLVAAYCPGGIMSLVRRVYARNRKA, encoded by the coding sequence ATGAACCAGACGTCGCGAGCGATCCCCGTTGCCGGCCTGCGTCCCACATCCTCGATGGGCCACGCTGTCGCCTTCGCCGTCCTGGCTGCGATCTTGTTGCTGCTCCCGCTTGCGCTCGGTGGCCGTCCGTTCGAGTTGCGGCTGCTGACCATCATCTTCCTCTACGCGACGATGGGGCAGGCCTGGAATATCCTCGGCGGCTATGCCGGCCAGACATCCCTCGGCCACGGCCTGTTCTTCGGGCTTGGCGCCTATACCTCGACCGTCGCCGCGGTGACGTTCGGGCTCAATCCCTGGCTGGGCGCCGTGCTCGCCGTTCTCGTATCGGGCGCGGCCGGTTGGCTGATCGGCCTGCCGTGCTTCCGGCTCCGGAGCCATTACTTCGTGATCGCGACGCTGATCGTGGCCGAATCCGTTCATCTGCTGTTTTCCGAGTGGTCCTTTGTCGGCGCGGCGATCGGGCTCGAGCTGCCGATCCGCCCGGCCGGCTGGCTCAATTTCGAATTCCACCGCAACAAGGTGCCTTACTACTATATCGCGCTCGCGATGCTGACGTCGGTGACATTGTTCGTAGTCTGGATGGAGCGCTCCAAGATCGGGCATGTCCTGAAGGCGATCCGTGACGACGAGGACGCCGCGCGCAGCCTCGGCTTTTCGCCGCTGCGCTTCAAGTTGATCGCGATGGTGATCAGCGCCGGCATCCTCGGATTCTGCGGCACGTTTTATGCGCAATATGTGCTGCTGATCGATCCGCCGAGCGTCCTGTCTCCGTCGATCTCCGTCGTCATCGCGCTGATTGCGATCTTTGGCGGCATCGGCACCGTGGCCGGCCCGATCATCGGCAGCGTGGTGCTCGTGACCATCTCGGAATATTCGCGGATCTATTTTTCGGGCGGTGGTCGCAACCTGGATCTGCTGATCTATGGCGCGCTGATCATGCTGGTCGCGGCCTATTGTCCCGGTGGCATCATGAGCCTTGTGCGTCGTGTCTACGCGCGCAATCGAAAGGCCTGA
- a CDS encoding TauD/TfdA family dioxygenase yields the protein MVKISPNKNSLGAEITDVDLAHRLSDRDFAVVLHALARHGVIWFPRQKLGAAELKAFSARFGSLEINVANNYQEPGHPEVMILSNIKVDGKPIGLADAGQDWHTDMSYSRDIAFANVLYAIQVPRRNGEPLGNTEFADMYAAYDGLPEDVRARLQGATALHDFNKFWEEMRRRPGSTRPPLTEEQRRQKPPVSHPVFLKHPISGRTALYANPGYTIRINGWSERESEEMLRFLFEHQLDTRFRYVHRWSEGDVLMWDNIATLHNAKPDYTADEHRLIKRCQVMADRIFDGSFSHLAAGA from the coding sequence GTGGTCAAGATCAGCCCCAACAAGAACAGCCTTGGCGCGGAAATCACCGACGTCGATCTTGCACATCGCCTGAGCGATCGCGATTTCGCTGTCGTCCTCCATGCGCTGGCGCGGCATGGCGTGATCTGGTTTCCGCGGCAGAAGCTCGGCGCCGCCGAGCTCAAGGCCTTCAGCGCCCGCTTCGGTTCGCTGGAGATCAACGTCGCCAACAACTACCAGGAGCCGGGTCATCCCGAGGTGATGATCCTCTCCAACATCAAGGTCGACGGCAAGCCGATCGGCCTGGCAGACGCCGGCCAGGACTGGCACACCGACATGTCCTACAGCAGGGACATCGCGTTCGCGAACGTGCTCTATGCCATCCAGGTGCCGCGCCGGAACGGAGAGCCGCTCGGCAACACCGAGTTCGCAGACATGTACGCGGCCTATGACGGCCTGCCTGAAGACGTCCGCGCGCGACTTCAAGGTGCGACCGCACTGCACGACTTCAACAAGTTCTGGGAAGAGATGCGGCGCCGTCCCGGCAGCACGCGCCCGCCGCTGACCGAGGAGCAGCGCCGTCAGAAGCCGCCGGTTTCCCATCCGGTCTTCCTGAAGCACCCGATCAGCGGCCGCACGGCGCTTTATGCCAATCCCGGATACACGATCAGGATCAATGGCTGGAGCGAGCGCGAAAGCGAGGAGATGCTGAGGTTCCTGTTCGAGCATCAGCTCGATACGCGATTCCGCTACGTACATCGCTGGAGCGAAGGCGACGTCCTGATGTGGGACAACATCGCAACGCTCCACAATGCCAAGCCGGACTACACCGCCGACGAGCACCGGCTGATCAAGCGCTGCCAGGTCATGGCTGACCGGATTTTCGACGGGTCATTCAGCCATCTGGCCGCGGGCGCCTGA
- a CDS encoding LysR family transcriptional regulator — protein sequence MNIESTLIRYFREVYRLRSIRQASSTLNVAPSAVSRQILRLEHMVGMPLFERLPRGVAPTEAAEVLARFSRNFLLDVERVRGEIDSLRGLNRGHIRIMSTEGLIAYLLNRSIAAFRRKYPGVTYELAMAGTGAVARCLSEGTADIGLVFQAEPDEQLSFAAQIRDPLCAVMAPGHPLAEAEMLELPEILRHAVGIPEKSFGIRRLIDAAVSAEKLRLSPMLVSNSIEALKGFARYGGGVTFLPSLPIRRELDRRVLVSIPIAEKTFQRTSHDICVLADRRLPLAVEKFVEQVRIEANQPPED from the coding sequence ATGAACATTGAATCCACGCTGATCCGCTATTTCCGCGAGGTTTATCGGCTCCGCTCCATCCGCCAGGCATCCTCGACCCTCAACGTGGCGCCGTCGGCGGTGAGCAGGCAAATTCTCCGGCTGGAGCACATGGTGGGCATGCCGCTGTTCGAACGGCTGCCGCGCGGCGTTGCGCCGACCGAAGCGGCCGAAGTCCTCGCCCGCTTCTCGCGCAACTTCCTTCTGGATGTCGAGCGCGTCCGCGGCGAGATCGATTCCCTGCGCGGCCTCAACCGCGGTCACATCCGCATCATGTCGACGGAAGGGTTGATCGCCTATTTGCTCAACCGCTCGATCGCGGCGTTCCGCCGCAAATATCCCGGCGTCACCTACGAGCTGGCGATGGCCGGAACGGGGGCGGTCGCGCGGTGCCTGTCGGAAGGAACCGCCGACATCGGCCTCGTCTTCCAAGCCGAACCGGACGAGCAGTTGAGCTTCGCGGCACAGATCCGCGATCCCCTCTGCGCCGTGATGGCACCCGGTCATCCGCTGGCGGAAGCCGAGATGCTCGAACTCCCCGAAATCCTGCGCCACGCCGTCGGCATTCCGGAAAAGAGCTTCGGCATTCGCCGCCTGATCGATGCGGCGGTCAGCGCCGAGAAACTGCGGCTGTCTCCCATGCTGGTGAGCAATTCGATCGAAGCGCTGAAGGGCTTTGCACGCTACGGCGGCGGCGTGACGTTCCTGCCGAGCCTGCCGATCCGGCGCGAACTCGACCGCCGGGTGCTGGTGAGCATCCCGATCGCGGAAAAGACGTTTCAGCGAACCTCCCATGACATCTGCGTGCTGGCCGATCGGCGCTTGCCGCTCGCGGTCGAAAAATTCGTCGAGCAGGTCAGGATCGAGGCCAACCAGCCGCCCGAGGATTGA
- a CDS encoding Rid family hydrolase produces the protein MSRKNIILTDRLMRPIAHFSHAARVGSLVHVGAVAGVFPDLRLAGDQVGRIDMAAQVERMFDNLATTLSLMGAELADLVRVKTYIAFPRDVAIYARAFAARFAGIKIAHSVVGSWDFPLPQAAIELDAVAVIDGDARALQAPGQASVPGEAGGGVLCDGVHYATARPIDIDGQVGSHDGRQQAVATLRNLAAMLAAADLKPADVCSLHLTLADLRERAVVDEELRRFFGDRLPACTFVGAPLAAADWRLTIETVAVKGGGRPIETRSAPLRAGVSAPAMLAGDLLFIGGQHGLDQESAGDVAQQTRAAWERVHSLVDAAGFPVDSILRTNNVLTDWRDYAGFNAGYGANVAAPYVPRATVLGQLSETRARVQVEAVAHRHGDAASILQVAPPRAAS, from the coding sequence ATGTCGCGCAAGAATATCATCCTCACTGACCGCCTGATGCGGCCGATCGCGCACTTCTCGCACGCCGCCCGTGTCGGAAGCCTGGTTCATGTTGGCGCGGTCGCCGGCGTGTTTCCGGATTTGCGGCTGGCAGGCGACCAAGTCGGCCGGATCGACATGGCCGCGCAGGTGGAGCGGATGTTCGACAATCTCGCAACCACGCTGTCCCTGATGGGGGCGGAGCTTGCGGACCTCGTGCGGGTGAAAACCTACATTGCGTTTCCGCGCGACGTCGCGATCTATGCCCGGGCGTTTGCAGCGCGCTTCGCCGGCATAAAGATCGCGCATAGCGTGGTCGGATCGTGGGATTTTCCGCTGCCGCAGGCAGCGATCGAGCTCGACGCGGTCGCCGTCATTGATGGCGATGCGCGGGCGTTGCAGGCGCCGGGACAGGCATCAGTTCCAGGTGAAGCCGGCGGCGGGGTGCTCTGCGACGGTGTCCACTATGCGACCGCGCGCCCGATCGACATCGATGGCCAGGTCGGTTCGCACGACGGCAGGCAACAGGCGGTCGCTACGCTGCGCAATCTCGCCGCGATGCTCGCTGCGGCAGATCTCAAGCCCGCCGATGTTTGCAGCCTGCACCTGACGCTTGCCGATCTCCGCGAACGAGCGGTGGTCGATGAAGAGCTTCGGCGCTTCTTCGGCGATCGGCTGCCTGCCTGTACCTTCGTCGGGGCGCCGCTCGCTGCTGCGGACTGGCGCCTGACCATCGAGACGGTCGCCGTCAAAGGCGGCGGCCGTCCGATCGAGACCAGGTCCGCGCCGCTGCGTGCCGGCGTGTCGGCCCCCGCGATGCTGGCCGGCGATCTTCTCTTCATCGGAGGACAGCACGGTCTTGATCAGGAGTCGGCAGGTGACGTCGCACAGCAGACGCGGGCGGCCTGGGAGCGCGTCCACTCGCTGGTGGATGCGGCAGGCTTTCCGGTGGACTCGATCCTGCGCACCAACAACGTGCTGACCGATTGGCGCGACTACGCCGGCTTCAATGCAGGCTATGGCGCCAACGTGGCCGCCCCCTATGTGCCGCGTGCCACGGTGCTCGGCCAGCTGTCCGAAACCCGCGCGCGGGTACAGGTCGAGGCCGTCGCACATCGCCATGGCGATGCGGCCAGCATCCTGCAGGTCGCGCCGCCGCGAGCTGCATCCTAA